Proteins co-encoded in one Deltaproteobacteria bacterium PRO3 genomic window:
- the thiS gene encoding sulfur carrier protein ThiS, translated as MRDPQIRVFASYVVVFVAAVAINLEVVPHSEREKKRMSEGDEVEVFHAVGGG; from the coding sequence CTGCGCGACCCGCAGATCCGCGTCTTCGCCTCCTATGTCGTGGTGTTCGTGGCCGCCGTGGCGATAAACCTCGAGGTGGTGCCGCATTCGGAGCGAGAGAAAAAACGCATGAGCGAGGGGGATGAGGTGGAGGTTTTTCATGCGGTGGGCGGGGGATAA
- a CDS encoding thiazole synthase, which produces MSLQIADKTFNSRLILGTGKYPSHEVMRTAHEASGTEMVTVAIRRIDLNAPKGESLLDFIDRKKIALLPNTAACFTANDAIKTARLARQALETNWIKLEVIGDEKTLFPDVAATLQAAEVLVKEGFIVLPYIMDDPVACKRLEEIGCPAVMPLAAPIGSGLGIRNPYNLRIILEQAQVPVIVDAGVGCASDAAVAMELGCAALLMNTAVAGAQDPVKMARAMRAAVEAGRLSYEAGRIPKKLYASASSPLENVIR; this is translated from the coding sequence ATGTCACTTCAAATCGCCGACAAAACCTTTAACTCCCGCCTGATCCTCGGCACCGGCAAATACCCCTCGCACGAGGTTATGCGCACCGCCCACGAGGCCTCCGGCACCGAAATGGTCACCGTCGCCATCCGGCGCATCGACCTCAACGCGCCCAAGGGCGAATCGCTGCTCGACTTCATCGACCGCAAGAAGATCGCCCTGCTGCCCAACACCGCCGCCTGCTTCACCGCGAACGACGCGATCAAGACCGCGCGCCTCGCGAGGCAGGCCCTCGAGACGAACTGGATCAAGCTCGAGGTCATCGGTGACGAGAAGACCCTCTTCCCCGACGTCGCGGCCACCTTGCAAGCCGCGGAGGTCCTGGTGAAGGAAGGCTTCATCGTCCTGCCCTACATCATGGACGATCCCGTCGCCTGTAAGCGGCTCGAGGAGATCGGCTGTCCCGCCGTGATGCCTCTGGCCGCACCGATCGGATCGGGACTCGGCATCCGCAATCCTTACAACCTGCGGATCATTTTAGAACAGGCCCAGGTGCCGGTGATCGTCGACGCCGGGGTCGGCTGCGCCAGCGACGCCGCCGTCGCGATGGAGCTGGGCTGCGCGGCCCTCCTCATGAATACCGCCGTCGCCGGGGCTCAGGACCCGGTGAAGATGGCGCGGGCGATGCGGGCGGCGGTCGAGGCGGGGAGGCTTTCTTATGAGGCGGGCAGGATCCCGAAGAAGTTGTACGCCAGCGCCTCGAGCCCGCTGGAAAATGTCATTCGGTAG
- a CDS encoding ABC transporter permease: protein MIRVGRPFTGVIQGLGRFVYFCLETIQWSFRGTLHVRVLFREMMKIGVNSTVIIALVGLFAGMVFALQTGSAFRLFNAESLVGSTVGIALSRELAPVFTALMIVARAGSAMAAEIGTMSVTEQIDALKSMAVPPINYLVVPRVIASTVMVPLLVGVFNGMGLLGSYVVSIYLLQIPEGPYLMRYHTIVEPEDFYQGLIKGVVFGFILSLIACYKGYHTTNGAEGVGRSTTQAVVAGSVTVLILNYFLATWLLQIFPN, encoded by the coding sequence CTGATCCGCGTCGGCCGGCCCTTCACCGGCGTCATTCAGGGCCTGGGCCGTTTCGTCTATTTTTGCCTCGAGACGATCCAATGGTCCTTTCGCGGCACCCTCCACGTCCGGGTCCTGTTCCGCGAGATGATGAAGATCGGCGTCAACTCCACGGTGATCATCGCCCTGGTCGGCCTCTTCGCGGGCATGGTCTTCGCCCTGCAGACCGGCTCGGCCTTCCGCCTCTTCAACGCCGAGTCCTTGGTCGGCTCGACCGTCGGCATCGCCCTCTCCCGCGAGTTGGCCCCCGTCTTCACCGCCCTGATGATTGTCGCCCGCGCCGGCAGCGCCATGGCCGCCGAGATCGGCACGATGAGCGTCACCGAGCAGATCGACGCCCTGAAGAGCATGGCCGTGCCGCCGATCAACTACCTGGTGGTGCCTCGGGTCATCGCGAGCACCGTGATGGTGCCGCTATTGGTCGGCGTCTTCAACGGGATGGGCCTGCTGGGCTCCTACGTGGTCTCGATCTACCTTCTGCAGATCCCCGAAGGGCCCTACCTGATGCGCTACCATACGATCGTCGAGCCGGAGGACTTCTACCAAGGCTTGATCAAGGGGGTCGTCTTCGGCTTCATCCTCAGCCTGATCGCCTGTTACAAGGGCTACCACACCACCAACGGGGCCGAGGGAGTGGGACGCAGCACGACGCAGGCGGTGGTGGCCGGTTCGGTGACGGTCTTGATCCTGAACTATTTCCTGGCCACCTGGCTGCTGCAGATTTTTCCGAATTGA
- the alr gene encoding alanine racemase: MKESSISNQFRPTVARIDLAALRENFLLAKRLAGEGAPMVGVVKANAYGHGAVPVARVLEGAGAAALGVACPEEGVELREAGLKAPILLFGGPFNADAATLARYALTPVLYNEAQMQALQSSAAEPLGVYFKVDTGMTRLGFLPQELPRALKALQAAPQLKLLGVMSHLAQADLSFEGPTADQCRRFEEARALLKREAPEAKVFHIANSAAILGGKVAAGDWARPGIMLYGSNPNPRFAAGAALKPVMSFTTAVVSLKTVPKGTAVSYGGTWVAPRESRIAVLPVGYADGYIRHLSNCGEVLIRGRRAPVAGRVCMDLTMVDVTDIPGVDLGDPVLLWGPGLPAEELAAKAGTISYELFCAVSRRVPRAYAGEGS; this comes from the coding sequence ATGAAAGAAAGCTCCATTTCAAACCAATTTCGCCCGACGGTGGCCCGGATCGACCTCGCGGCGCTGCGGGAGAATTTTCTTTTGGCCAAACGCCTGGCCGGAGAGGGCGCCCCGATGGTCGGCGTGGTGAAGGCCAACGCCTACGGCCACGGCGCCGTCCCGGTCGCCCGGGTCCTCGAAGGCGCCGGCGCGGCGGCGCTGGGCGTCGCCTGCCCCGAGGAGGGCGTGGAGCTTCGCGAGGCCGGGCTGAAGGCGCCCATCCTGCTCTTCGGCGGGCCCTTCAACGCCGATGCGGCGACGCTGGCCCGCTATGCCTTGACCCCGGTTCTTTATAACGAGGCGCAGATGCAGGCGCTCCAGTCTTCCGCCGCCGAGCCCTTAGGCGTCTATTTCAAGGTCGACACCGGGATGACCCGGCTGGGTTTCCTGCCCCAGGAATTACCCCGGGCCCTCAAGGCCCTGCAGGCGGCGCCTCAACTGAAGCTGCTCGGCGTGATGAGCCACCTGGCCCAGGCCGATCTCAGCTTCGAGGGGCCCACCGCCGATCAGTGTCGTCGTTTCGAGGAGGCCCGGGCCCTGCTCAAGCGCGAGGCGCCCGAGGCGAAGGTTTTTCATATAGCCAACAGCGCGGCGATCCTGGGCGGCAAGGTCGCCGCCGGCGATTGGGCCCGGCCCGGCATCATGCTCTACGGATCCAACCCCAACCCGCGCTTCGCGGCCGGCGCGGCGCTGAAGCCCGTCATGAGCTTTACGACCGCCGTGGTCAGCCTCAAGACGGTGCCGAAGGGCACCGCGGTCAGTTACGGCGGCACCTGGGTCGCGCCCCGCGAGAGCCGCATCGCCGTCCTGCCGGTGGGCTATGCCGACGGCTACATCCGTCATCTCAGCAATTGCGGCGAGGTCCTGATCCGCGGGCGGCGCGCGCCGGTGGCGGGGCGGGTCTGCATGGATCTCACCATGGTCGACGTCACCGACATCCCGGGAGTCGACCTCGGCGACCCGGTCTTGCTCTGGGGCCCGGGGCTGCCGGCGGAGGAGTTGGCCGCCAAGGCGGGGACGATCTCTTACGAGTTATTCTGCGCGGTGAGCCGTCGGGTGCCGCGCGCCTACGCGGGGGAGGGCTCGTGA
- a CDS encoding MBL fold metallo-hydrolase, with product MSTLQITHLGHGTNLLQIQGQNFLTDPVFSQKVFMFFKRRKPAGLTPEALPPLSAILVSHAHYDHLDIFSYKYFKTTIPIIVPKGLGGVVRKFLPNPVVEIPAGGKHLHQGVEIHALPVQHRGCRWVPIRYRAATAYLLKAPEGCVYFCGDSGYGPHFKKAGEAFPIDVALLPIGGYHPRWWLKRQKMTPEEALQAFEDLQAKRMVPINWGVFDFWRENPEEAWKRLEAEVGKKGLSSRVHLLQPGESWRP from the coding sequence ATGTCAACACTTCAGATCACCCACCTCGGACATGGCACCAATCTGCTGCAAATCCAAGGGCAGAATTTCCTGACCGACCCGGTTTTCTCCCAGAAAGTCTTCATGTTTTTCAAGCGCCGCAAGCCTGCGGGCCTGACGCCCGAGGCCCTGCCGCCCCTTTCGGCAATACTGGTCAGCCACGCCCATTACGACCACCTGGATATCTTCAGCTACAAGTACTTTAAAACGACGATTCCGATCATCGTGCCCAAGGGCTTGGGGGGCGTCGTCCGGAAGTTTTTGCCCAACCCGGTGGTGGAGATCCCCGCCGGCGGCAAGCACCTGCACCAGGGCGTCGAGATCCACGCCCTGCCCGTCCAGCACCGCGGCTGCCGCTGGGTGCCGATCCGCTATCGCGCGGCGACGGCCTATCTGCTGAAGGCCCCCGAGGGCTGCGTCTATTTCTGCGGCGACAGCGGCTACGGGCCGCACTTCAAAAAGGCCGGCGAGGCCTTCCCGATCGACGTCGCCCTGTTGCCGATCGGCGGCTATCACCCGCGCTGGTGGCTGAAGCGGCAGAAGATGACGCCAGAGGAGGCCCTGCAGGCCTTCGAGGACCTGCAGGCCAAGCGGATGGTGCCGATCAATTGGGGCGTCTTCGACTTTTGGCGGGAAAATCCGGAAGAGGCTTGGAAGCGGCTGGAGGCGGAGGTGGGGAAGAAGGGCTTGTCGTCGAGAGTGCATTTGTTGCAGCCGGGCGAATCCTGGCGTCCCTGA
- a CDS encoding ABC transporter ATP-binding protein: MNARAEAAIALQDLHKAFGRQRVMDGLSLEVPRGKITVIIGRSGEGKSCLLKTMIGLMAPDSGKVLVEGMDMFELSGRDQNELRKRFGMLFQNAALFDSMNVFDNVAFPLREHTDMGEEEIHDKVLDKLAKVGLKDVELKMPSELSGGMRKRVGLARALMLDPEIILYDEPTTGLDPILTDSIDNLILETQKNFGLTSVVVSHDIPSTLKMADKIAMLHQGKILEEGPPQAFRESKDPWIQSFLQGKADKDFIG, encoded by the coding sequence ATGAACGCCCGAGCCGAAGCCGCCATCGCATTGCAAGACCTTCACAAGGCCTTCGGCCGGCAGAGGGTGATGGACGGCCTCAGCCTCGAGGTCCCGCGGGGCAAGATCACGGTCATTATCGGCCGCTCCGGCGAGGGCAAGAGCTGCCTGCTCAAGACCATGATCGGCCTGATGGCGCCCGACAGCGGCAAGGTGCTGGTCGAGGGTATGGATATGTTCGAGCTCTCCGGTCGGGACCAGAACGAGCTGCGCAAGCGATTCGGGATGCTGTTTCAAAACGCGGCCCTCTTCGACTCGATGAACGTCTTCGACAACGTGGCCTTTCCCTTGAGGGAACACACCGACATGGGGGAAGAGGAAATCCACGACAAAGTTTTGGACAAATTGGCCAAGGTGGGCCTCAAGGACGTCGAGCTCAAGATGCCTTCCGAGCTGAGCGGCGGCATGCGCAAGCGGGTGGGCCTGGCCCGGGCCCTGATGCTGGACCCCGAGATCATCCTTTACGACGAGCCCACCACCGGATTAGACCCTATCCTGACGGATTCGATTGACAATTTGATCCTGGAAACCCAGAAGAATTTCGGGCTCACCTCCGTCGTCGTGAGCCACGACATCCCGTCGACGCTCAAGATGGCGGACAAGATCGCGATGCTTCACCAGGGCAAGATCCTCGAAGAGGGGCCGCCGCAGGCCTTCCGCGAGTCGAAGGACCCCTGGATCCAAAGCTTCTTGCAGGGTAAGGCGGACAAGGACTTCATCGGATGA